Proteins from one Desulfonema limicola genomic window:
- a CDS encoding type II secretion system F family protein: MKYSYSYQALNDEGNTISGTLNAVSKDAANNTLLNMGFLPYKIKKINTLSFSWLGIFNKFNPVNFRDLIIFTKQFKTLVNAGVSMMEIWQIMESQTEDKKLKTIIQSISKEIKEGSSLYNAFKKHPQTFSVLYCSIIQAGESSGALPSVLARLTDIMEHDYKIKSDIKSALRYPAFVIMFLIIAFMIQITFVIPRFAKVFESRGVALPLPTRMCIEMYNFIHNYWYIVLIVIAGTALFLFVYLKADRIKYLRDLLLIKLPIFGSFRPRNFKLRNLQY, encoded by the coding sequence ATGAAATATTCTTATTCTTACCAGGCTCTTAATGATGAAGGAAATACTATTTCCGGCACATTAAATGCCGTCTCAAAGGATGCTGCAAACAATACACTTTTGAATATGGGATTTCTTCCATATAAAATAAAGAAAATCAATACATTATCTTTTAGCTGGCTGGGCATATTTAATAAATTTAATCCTGTAAATTTTCGAGACCTGATAATTTTTACCAAACAGTTTAAAACTCTGGTTAATGCCGGTGTATCCATGATGGAAATATGGCAGATCATGGAATCTCAGACAGAAGATAAAAAACTGAAAACCATTATTCAATCAATATCCAAAGAGATTAAAGAAGGTTCCAGTCTTTATAATGCTTTTAAAAAACATCCCCAGACTTTTTCTGTTTTATATTGCAGCATAATCCAGGCAGGAGAGAGCAGCGGCGCTCTTCCATCTGTATTAGCCCGTCTCACAGATATTATGGAGCATGATTATAAAATAAAATCTGATATCAAATCTGCTTTAAGATACCCTGCTTTTGTTATTATGTTTTTAATTATTGCTTTTATGATTCAGATTACCTTTGTTATCCCCAGATTTGCAAAAGTATTTGAAAGCAGGGGGGTAGCTCTTCCGCTTCCTACACGCATGTGTATAGAAATGTATAATTTTATACATAATTACTGGTATATTGTTCTGATTGTAATTGCAGGCACTGCATTGTTTCTTTTTGTATATTTAAAAGCTGACCGGATTAAATATTTAAGAGATTTGCTGTTAATAAAACTTCCCATATTTGGTTCTTTCAGACCTCGGAATTTTAAACTCAGAAATTTGCAATATTAA
- a CDS encoding type II secretion system F family protein, producing the protein MSKKCPKKCPISRCLSLFIKASMSRFGSIFSVLQFSGVPVLESMTILAGVINNSVIASEFHKIKESIKQGSTIASPLKTAEYFPPMVINMVAIGEKSGNLDAMLNDIAVHYDAEVDYAMKGIGESLSTVLTIGIAVVIGFFAFAIFLPMWDMANIALYPSGN; encoded by the coding sequence ATGTCCAAAAAATGTCCAAAAAAATGCCCTATATCACGATGTCTGTCTTTGTTTATTAAAGCTTCAATGTCGCGTTTTGGAAGCATTTTTTCTGTTCTTCAATTCAGCGGTGTTCCTGTTCTTGAAAGTATGACCATACTGGCAGGCGTTATTAATAATAGTGTTATAGCCAGTGAATTTCATAAAATAAAGGAAAGTATCAAACAAGGGTCAACTATTGCATCACCTTTAAAAACAGCTGAATATTTTCCGCCTATGGTAATTAATATGGTTGCAATTGGAGAAAAGTCAGGGAATCTTGACGCTATGTTAAACGATATTGCAGTTCATTATGATGCAGAGGTTGATTATGCCATGAAAGGGATTGGAGAAAGTTTAAGCACTGTTTTAACTATAGGCATAGCCGTTGTTATCGGCTTTTTTGCATTTGCCATATTTCTGCCCATGTGGGATATGGCAAACATTGCACTTTACCCTTCTGGTAATTAA
- a CDS encoding sigma-54 interaction domain-containing protein, which yields MKNIKNSTYHISLYLIIPAIFAGFAVLSSILSFRLTQYTLNHNLDPGIHILWASVIISIIGLLFGFLIVWVILKPIRDFVKNAESVLPPETQDSTIKKPEGQLEEWNNVFKRVTTVLSMVDARQIFPEIIAESEIMRGLLAQINKVAPTDSTALITGESGTGKELVATSIFKQSKRNDKPFIKLNCVAIAKELWESELFGHEKGAFTGAVAQKPGKFELADKGTLFLDEIGDMPLETQAKMLRVLQEREFERVGGTRTIKVDVRFIAATNKNLEEMVSQGTFREDLYFRLNVVNLNVPPLRERKEDIPLLVQHFCKKAPKKIQISPVALQLLMENSSWPGNIRELQNTIERASVMCESGVIESEHLPDNIVGSGFIPPSLSFAESDPENNKNNFSLNEHLAMAEKNIIIEALRKTSGVQSKASIMLGINQRSLWHRIKKYEIDTSVFK from the coding sequence ATGAAAAATATAAAAAATTCCACGTATCATATAAGTCTCTATCTTATAATACCTGCGATCTTTGCAGGATTTGCTGTTCTTTCCTCTATTTTATCCTTTAGACTGACTCAATATACCTTAAATCATAATTTAGATCCTGGAATCCATATTTTATGGGCAAGTGTAATTATAAGTATAATCGGTTTGTTATTTGGATTTTTGATTGTATGGGTTATTTTAAAACCCATAAGAGATTTTGTCAAAAATGCAGAATCTGTTCTTCCGCCTGAAACACAGGATTCAACCATTAAAAAACCTGAAGGACAACTGGAAGAATGGAACAATGTTTTTAAAAGAGTAACAACAGTTCTTTCAATGGTTGATGCCCGGCAGATTTTTCCTGAAATTATAGCTGAAAGTGAGATAATGCGGGGGCTTTTAGCCCAGATAAACAAGGTTGCACCAACAGATTCAACTGCCCTGATAACCGGTGAAAGCGGAACAGGAAAAGAGCTTGTTGCCACCAGTATATTTAAACAGAGCAAGAGAAATGATAAGCCTTTTATAAAACTTAATTGTGTTGCAATTGCAAAAGAACTTTGGGAGTCTGAACTTTTTGGGCATGAAAAAGGAGCCTTTACAGGTGCAGTTGCACAAAAGCCGGGTAAATTTGAGCTTGCAGATAAAGGAACCCTGTTTTTAGATGAAATTGGAGATATGCCTTTGGAAACCCAGGCAAAGATGCTCAGGGTTTTGCAGGAAAGGGAGTTTGAACGTGTTGGAGGAACTCGTACCATAAAAGTAGATGTAAGATTTATAGCAGCAACTAATAAAAATCTTGAAGAAATGGTAAGTCAGGGAACATTTAGAGAAGATTTATATTTTAGATTAAATGTTGTTAATCTAAATGTTCCTCCTCTAAGAGAGAGAAAGGAGGATATCCCGCTGTTGGTACAACACTTCTGCAAAAAAGCACCTAAAAAAATTCAAATATCTCCTGTTGCCCTGCAATTGCTTATGGAAAATTCTTCCTGGCCTGGAAATATCAGAGAACTGCAAAATACTATTGAACGGGCTTCAGTTATGTGTGAAAGCGGTGTTATTGAATCTGAACATTTGCCTGATAATATTGTGGGTTCAGGTTTTATACCTCCATCTTTATCTTTTGCTGAGTCTGATCCTGAAAATAATAAAAACAATTTTTCATTAAACGAACATTTAGCAATGGCGGAAAAAAATATTATTATTGAAGCATTACGTAAAACATCCGGCGTTCAGTCTAAAGCATCAATAATGCTTGGAATAAATCAGAGATCACTTTGGCACAGGATAAAAAAATATGAAATTGATACAAGTGTTTTTAAATAG
- a CDS encoding type II secretion system protein: MNKESEYEKKVNLIKNEEGFTLIEVIAVLIILGILAAVAVPKYFDLTNQATIKAAEGAAAEGLSICTLVYSKKVLELGKEPVSTDLTAIVSEANTAAGNIEGDFTITFTETGTGINVNVVPKNTVPGLDTTVSVNKTWTLP; encoded by the coding sequence ATGAATAAGGAGAGTGAATATGAAAAAAAAGTCAATCTTATAAAAAATGAAGAGGGTTTTACCCTTATAGAAGTTATAGCTGTTTTAATCATATTGGGTATTTTGGCTGCAGTGGCAGTTCCTAAATATTTTGATTTGACAAACCAAGCTACAATAAAAGCAGCAGAAGGTGCAGCAGCAGAAGGCTTATCAATCTGTACCTTAGTATATAGCAAAAAGGTACTTGAATTAGGTAAAGAGCCAGTTTCTACTGATCTTACAGCTATTGTATCGGAAGCTAATACAGCGGCAGGTAATATAGAAGGTGATTTTACTATTACTTTTACAGAAACTGGTACAGGTATAAACGTAAATGTGGTACCTAAAAACACAGTTCCGGGTTTAGATACAACAGTTTCAGTTAATAAAACATGGACATTGCCATAA
- a CDS encoding pilus assembly FimT family protein, which produces MNIRDNRGYALIEILSVFLLISVISAYVVSSGVDINAELAGEAEIVKSHLRYVQYLALSNETNELAIKFSDTNDSYTLLKNNIEDNNLPNENSATHTLQPGLTIILPSNIPVNKTIAFDKWGSPVPNDTYKIIISDGINTKEFEIIKNTGAVL; this is translated from the coding sequence ATGAATATCAGAGATAACAGGGGCTATGCCTTAATAGAAATACTCTCCGTCTTTTTATTAATATCTGTAATAAGTGCTTATGTTGTAAGCAGCGGGGTAGATATTAATGCGGAACTGGCAGGTGAAGCTGAGATCGTAAAATCTCATTTGCGTTATGTGCAGTACCTGGCATTGTCAAATGAAACAAATGAACTGGCGATTAAATTTTCAGATACAAATGACAGTTATACCCTGCTTAAAAATAATATTGAAGATAATAATCTGCCCAATGAAAATTCTGCAACACACACACTCCAGCCCGGCCTGACAATAATTCTGCCATCAAACATTCCTGTTAATAAAACCATTGCTTTTGATAAATGGGGCAGCCCTGTTCCCAATGATACATACAAAATAATCATTTCTGATGGAATCAATACCAAAGAATTTGAAATTATTAAAAATACTGGTGCTGTTTTATGA
- a CDS encoding prepilin-type N-terminal cleavage/methylation domain-containing protein: MNCSDSQKGFTLIEAVLTLIIISIIGSMMYSYFNSALNYGTFSLLQIQKSLELHSAMEKITADYYDKKGIPGSLETLQINVQNNADEKYGIYEITKNVFIKFETGNEVELLPTDPDPKNILKITINNSIGETLTSLFTDP; this comes from the coding sequence ATGAATTGTTCAGACAGTCAAAAAGGTTTTACACTAATAGAGGCAGTATTAACACTTATTATAATTTCCATAATAGGAAGCATGATGTATTCATATTTTAATTCTGCCCTGAATTATGGAACTTTTTCTCTTCTTCAAATACAAAAATCCCTTGAACTGCATTCAGCCATGGAAAAGATTACTGCTGATTATTATGATAAAAAAGGAATCCCAGGCAGTCTTGAAACCTTACAGATTAATGTTCAAAACAATGCAGATGAAAAATATGGAATATATGAAATAACAAAAAATGTATTTATCAAATTTGAAACAGGCAATGAAGTTGAGCTTTTACCCACTGACCCAGATCCCAAAAATATACTTAAAATAACAATTAATAATTCCATTGGTGAGACCTTGACCTCATTATTTACAGACCCATAA
- a CDS encoding PulJ/GspJ family protein, with the protein MKQKHTDFKGFTLLEVVITLILMSIIGSLSGLGLIQIVDGFLLSKYNTETAQKSQMAMTRLIKEIQSIEYIFTDEPPTQTFIKYLRDDGTADFHKISFSAGEITIDNNILINSVNDFNMTYYEKFDQVTADGNFSPSATMIELKLKLDSGSGISSEFKTFVFLRGLI; encoded by the coding sequence ATGAAACAAAAACACACTGATTTTAAAGGATTTACTCTATTAGAAGTTGTTATAACACTGATTCTTATGAGCATTATTGGCTCATTGTCAGGGCTTGGGCTTATTCAGATTGTAGATGGATTCCTGCTTTCAAAATATAATACTGAGACAGCTCAAAAAAGCCAAATGGCAATGACCAGGCTGATAAAAGAGATTCAATCCATTGAATATATATTTACTGATGAACCGCCGACACAAACATTTATAAAATATCTGCGTGATGACGGTACAGCAGATTTTCATAAAATATCATTTTCAGCAGGTGAAATAACTATTGATAACAATATTCTAATAAATTCTGTAAATGATTTTAATATGACTTATTATGAAAAATTCGATCAGGTAACTGCTGATGGTAATTTTTCACCTTCAGCTACAATGATAGAACTCAAACTCAAATTAGACAGTGGAAGTGGAATTTCCTCAGAATTTAAAACATTTGTGTTTTTGAGAGGACTTATATAA
- a CDS encoding LamG domain-containing protein yields MKIYDSSSGSVLIFLILTITILSVLGAAILSITTTSLYSELSFNKFNKASYYAESGIRYTRLTDSSDWYFDDKTYFTMLENAVTAELAIVQDSNPDLPAKIDTAGFHIGITDCNIESTGIVNEDSSFEAARKIITPNLRGLPCWTFDILADNTLADSCGKNRGRIEGSGIILLEPGKKDWSWKFDGASYVKTLFRPYCEIGDGVSFSISFWVRPENNFKQVFFGVSGLDYNNNNSTLAAGISSDGKWEWFYGDQPKTESAAVTAGKWQHIIIIFDNNAAQKKVYFNIQDCIPSNEQTFVTDNTGTASLPYSNKHMFIGAENTGSDPDPNLYFQGEIDEFKITTYEEIPDIDALIDELSPLCAVAYYPFNGNANDVINGYDGIVMGGTALIEDRFGNPDQAYNFSGNNKDFIKVDHNIITQYPFTVNSWIKPKDNIDGWKTIFTFAKKDPGNPDLNVADILFGSSIRLSPLPQLIRFLIVNDPDPSVPGKYWDTSEIEYTYIPDTWHMITVVFADENNRKLYIDGQTAIESTSYMPYNPGIDLFIIGRAGLKNLVFNGAIDDVAVYDTILSAEEILALYEDSKL; encoded by the coding sequence ATGAAAATTTATGACAGTTCATCAGGTTCTGTTTTGATTTTTTTAATATTAACAATCACAATCCTTTCTGTACTTGGAGCCGCCATCCTGTCTATTACTACAACTTCATTATACAGCGAACTCAGTTTTAATAAATTTAATAAAGCATCTTATTACGCAGAATCAGGAATAAGATATACCAGGCTGACGGATTCCTCGGACTGGTATTTTGATGATAAAACATATTTTACCATGCTTGAAAATGCAGTAACTGCTGAACTTGCAATAGTGCAGGACAGCAATCCTGATTTACCTGCAAAAATTGACACTGCTGGATTTCATATTGGAATAACAGACTGCAATATAGAATCAACAGGTATTGTTAATGAAGACAGTTCATTTGAAGCTGCAAGAAAAATTATAACGCCAAACCTGCGGGGGCTGCCCTGCTGGACATTTGACATCCTGGCAGATAATACCCTGGCTGACAGCTGCGGGAAAAACAGGGGCAGAATTGAAGGAAGCGGTATTATTTTACTTGAGCCTGGGAAAAAAGACTGGTCATGGAAATTTGATGGAGCATCTTATGTAAAAACCCTGTTTAGACCATATTGTGAAATCGGCGATGGGGTGTCGTTCAGCATATCATTTTGGGTAAGGCCTGAAAATAATTTCAAACAGGTTTTTTTCGGAGTCAGCGGACTGGATTACAATAATAATAACAGCACTTTAGCAGCAGGTATCAGCAGTGATGGAAAATGGGAATGGTTTTACGGGGATCAGCCAAAAACAGAATCTGCTGCAGTAACTGCGGGTAAATGGCAGCACATCATCATCATTTTTGATAATAATGCAGCTCAGAAAAAAGTATATTTTAATATTCAAGACTGCATTCCATCAAATGAACAGACATTTGTTACTGATAATACTGGAACAGCAAGTCTTCCCTATTCTAATAAACATATGTTCATTGGAGCGGAAAATACTGGTTCAGACCCGGATCCGAATTTGTATTTTCAAGGAGAGATTGACGAGTTTAAAATAACAACATACGAAGAAATACCTGATATTGATGCACTTATTGATGAACTGTCTCCTTTGTGTGCAGTGGCTTATTATCCTTTTAACGGTAATGCCAACGATGTAATTAATGGTTATGACGGTATTGTTATGGGAGGCACTGCCTTGATTGAAGACAGGTTTGGAAACCCGGATCAGGCATATAATTTCAGCGGAAATAACAAGGATTTTATCAAGGTTGATCATAACATTATTACCCAGTATCCCTTTACAGTAAACTCCTGGATAAAACCTAAAGACAATATAGACGGATGGAAAACTATTTTTACTTTTGCAAAAAAGGATCCTGGGAATCCTGATCTAAATGTTGCTGATATATTATTTGGAAGTTCAATTCGACTCAGTCCTTTGCCCCAGCTTATCCGTTTTCTTATTGTAAATGATCCAGATCCATCGGTACCAGGCAAGTACTGGGATACTAGCGAGATTGAATATACATATATTCCAGACACATGGCATATGATTACAGTTGTTTTTGCAGATGAGAATAATAGAAAACTTTATATAGACGGCCAGACTGCTATAGAAAGCACTTCATATATGCCTTATAATCCTGGAATAGACCTGTTTATAATTGGCAGGGCAGGCTTAAAAAACCTTGTATTTAACGGGGCTATTGACGATGTTGCAGTATATGATACAATATTGAGTGCAGAAGAAATTTTAGCTTTGTATGAAGACAGCAAGTTATGA
- a CDS encoding YgiT-type zinc finger protein, with amino-acid sequence MKYIDEKCAVCGGQMIEKKVEKLLRGGKNMASVNVTAEVCLHCGERFYSPQIIERFEEIELELEREKTQNFQMVGHAFQIAF; translated from the coding sequence ATGAAATACATAGATGAAAAATGTGCTGTCTGCGGGGGACAAATGATTGAAAAAAAAGTTGAAAAACTCCTTCGAGGCGGGAAAAATATGGCTTCTGTAAATGTTACGGCTGAAGTGTGTCTTCACTGCGGAGAACGTTTTTATTCACCTCAAATTATTGAACGGTTTGAAGAAATAGAATTAGAACTTGAACGGGAAAAAACTCAAAATTTTCAAATGGTAGGTCATGCTTTCCAAATTGCATTTTAG
- a CDS encoding peptidase U32 family protein produces MNNEQNKTSKKHSPLILAPAGNRASFLAALAAGADAVYCGLKDFSARMEAKNFSLEELAVLTQMAHSRGVQVFITFNSLIKPDELSSAGKLMDQLNQCVKPDALIIQDLSMIQLARQTGFSGELHLSTLSNVSFSSALDMIKKNIPEVTRVVLPRELNIDEIKAVAAALPENLDLEVFIHGALCYGVSGRCYWSSFFGGKSGLRGRCVQPCRRIYSQNNTAKRYFSCQDLSLDVLVKVLMTIPEIKVWKIEGRKKSPHYVYYTVKAYKMMRDHGADPQMKKDALSLLDQSLGRTSTHYNFLPQRPQNPVNTENQTGSGLLVGTVKGSKDKPYLVPRQELLPGDVLRIGYEDQKWHSIDRVTRFVPEKGRLFLKFNAKRSGFKEIPVFLTDRREKALQEMITSLEADFDKIKLPEPVLSKFEPGLGFKNKQKNIPLFSLNISRDFIKKSSKKYHQGIWLCSNSIKNTPAAQVSNLWWILPPVIWPDDETLWNKLISDALKNGARNFILNQPWQITYFKQPESLNLWAGPFCNIANPAALSSFALWGYKGAVVSPELGKYDYLQLPAQSPLPLGIVISGLWPLCISRTLSDNIKTDQPFASPKKEESWVTKHESDFWVYPNWEFDIITYKDELQKAGFKMFVHFSEPVPQGINLKKRPGLWNWSLNLS; encoded by the coding sequence ATGAATAACGAACAAAACAAAACAAGTAAAAAACATTCTCCATTAATCCTGGCTCCTGCGGGAAACAGGGCTTCTTTTCTGGCTGCCCTGGCAGCAGGTGCTGATGCTGTTTATTGCGGTCTTAAAGATTTTTCAGCCCGCATGGAGGCAAAAAATTTTTCACTTGAAGAACTTGCGGTTCTTACACAAATGGCTCACAGCAGAGGAGTACAGGTTTTTATTACCTTTAACTCTCTTATAAAGCCTGATGAACTCTCTTCTGCTGGAAAGCTCATGGACCAGTTAAACCAGTGTGTAAAGCCTGATGCGCTGATTATCCAGGATCTGTCAATGATTCAACTTGCAAGACAGACAGGATTTTCAGGAGAGCTTCATTTATCCACCCTTTCCAATGTAAGCTTTTCTTCTGCTTTGGATATGATTAAAAAAAATATCCCGGAAGTAACCAGGGTAGTGCTTCCCAGAGAACTTAACATAGACGAGATTAAAGCCGTGGCAGCAGCTTTGCCTGAGAACCTTGATCTTGAGGTATTTATACACGGTGCCCTGTGCTATGGAGTTTCAGGCAGATGTTATTGGAGCAGTTTTTTTGGAGGGAAAAGCGGATTACGCGGAAGATGTGTTCAGCCGTGCAGGAGGATATATTCACAAAACAATACTGCTAAAAGATATTTTTCATGTCAGGATTTAAGCCTGGATGTTCTAGTCAAGGTTCTTATGACCATACCAGAAATCAAGGTATGGAAAATAGAAGGCCGCAAAAAAAGCCCCCATTATGTGTATTATACTGTTAAAGCCTATAAAATGATGAGAGATCACGGTGCTGATCCTCAAATGAAAAAAGATGCACTGTCTTTGCTTGACCAGTCCCTTGGACGAACCAGCACACATTATAATTTTCTTCCCCAGCGCCCCCAGAATCCTGTTAATACTGAAAATCAAACAGGTTCAGGCTTATTAGTAGGAACAGTAAAAGGCAGTAAAGATAAACCTTACCTGGTTCCAAGACAGGAGCTTTTACCAGGAGATGTTCTCAGGATTGGTTATGAAGACCAGAAGTGGCATTCTATTGATCGTGTTACAAGATTTGTGCCTGAAAAGGGAAGGCTTTTTTTAAAATTTAATGCCAAAAGGTCAGGTTTTAAAGAGATACCTGTATTTTTAACAGATCGGCGTGAAAAAGCACTTCAGGAGATGATAACCAGTCTTGAGGCTGATTTTGATAAAATTAAGCTGCCTGAACCTGTTTTATCAAAATTTGAACCTGGACTAGGTTTTAAAAACAAACAAAAAAATATACCTCTTTTTTCCTTGAATATAAGCAGGGATTTCATAAAAAAAAGCAGTAAAAAATACCATCAAGGTATCTGGCTTTGTTCAAACTCAATAAAAAATACACCAGCGGCCCAGGTATCAAACCTGTGGTGGATTCTTCCCCCGGTTATCTGGCCTGATGATGAAACATTATGGAATAAGCTGATTTCTGATGCACTTAAAAATGGGGCAAGAAATTTTATACTTAACCAGCCCTGGCAGATTACATATTTTAAACAGCCTGAATCTTTGAATCTCTGGGCAGGTCCTTTTTGCAATATTGCAAACCCTGCGGCTTTGAGTTCTTTTGCTTTATGGGGATATAAAGGCGCTGTTGTCAGTCCTGAACTGGGCAAATATGATTATCTTCAATTACCTGCACAAAGTCCCCTGCCTCTGGGGATTGTAATCTCCGGGCTTTGGCCCCTTTGTATATCAAGAACCCTTTCTGATAATATAAAAACAGACCAGCCTTTTGCCAGTCCCAAAAAAGAAGAATCCTGGGTTACAAAACATGAATCAGATTTCTGGGTTTATCCTAACTGGGAATTTGATATAATTACATATAAAGATGAATTGCAAAAAGCTGGTTTCAAAATGTTTGTCCATTTTTCAGAACCAGTTCCTCAGGGTATAAATCTTAAAAAAAGACCTGGATTATGGAATTGGAGTCTTAATCTTTCCTAA